A portion of the Tachypleus tridentatus isolate NWPU-2018 unplaced genomic scaffold, ASM421037v1 Hic_cluster_1, whole genome shotgun sequence genome contains these proteins:
- the LOC143241829 gene encoding monocarboxylate transporter 5-like isoform X1: protein MSETETRNDISAKSKPNKKNVQPINFLNDGFQLSFRNVPPDGGWGWMVVLGIVVNNIFIMGQVKASGVYLTMLMDEYKAKSSKVSWVTSLQYTLINVLGPFWSATAEIVDVRIIMIGGTVMHSVGLVCSCYGPNVEFLFFSLGILGGISCGICYFSGVIMITKYFDKRRTFANGLGLGATALGGILMPLLLEALVFEYGVRGTMLIMGSLMLHGIVGAMLWEPVERHVKKEHIIIAETRFKDNHQTFRGPRHSDPVINSIFQQEISERKDLENQIKVSEKHERIDSVISDSLSPRRFTVNHVDHSLICKDLESNTRRGARDSTMFTSMIDLGGTVRNMSSEKPKRKGLENIFLHYKNLFDLSLFSSLQWYLLTVTFVLTLTGYPGSHIFLPLRARYAGLSSEQASSLISVMSATDTTARVTFSWLADRNFCPRKYWYIGGVVSAGTACIAFIFTDTYLSMLVTSCLTGSASGCYLPLLLTIFGEEFGSKKLATAYSLSALFAGLVVLGTIPFLGYLVDITRSTVLCYSVLGACLLTAGSVVFLSHLLSTKKGNMNIC, encoded by the exons ATGAGTGAGACAGAAACCAGAAATGATATCTCAG CAAAATCCAAACCAAACAAGAAAAATGTACAGCCAATAAACTTCTTAAATGATGGTTTTCAACTGTCATTTCGAAACGTACCACCAGATGGCGGATGGGGATGGATGGTTGTGCTGGGAATTGTTGTGAATAATATCTTTATAATGGGACAAGTGAAGGCATCTGGTGTTTATCTAACGATGCTGATGGACGAATATAAAGCTAAATCGTCGAAGGTATCATGGGTCACCTCGTtacaatatacattaataaatgttcTGG gtCCTTTCTGGAGCGCCACAGCCGAGATTGTTGATGTTCGCATAATCATGATAGGTGGCACTGTAATGCATTCTGTTGGCCTTGTGTGTTCTTGCTATGGACCAAATGTCGAATTTCTCTTCTTTTCATTGGGAATTCTGGGAG gaatttCTTGTGGTATCTGCTATTTTTCTGGAGTGATAATGATTACAAAGTACTTTGATAAACGGCGAACCTTTGCTAACGGCCTTGGACTAGGAGCTACTGCTTTAGGGGGTATTTTAATGCCTTTACTACTAGAAGCATTGGTTTTTGAGTATGGAGTCCGTGGAACTATGCTTATTATGGGTTCTTTAATGTTACATGGAATTGTTGGCGCTATGTTATGGGAGCCGGTGGAGAGACATGTCAAAAAAGAACATATCATCATTGCAGAAACTCGCTTCAAGGATAATCATCAGACATTTCGCGGCCCTCGACATTCTGATCCTGtaattaattcaatatttcaacAAGAAATTAGTGAACGCAAAGACCTGGAGAATCAGATCAAAGTTTCAGAAAAACATGAGAGAATTGATTCTGTAATTTCCGATAGTTTGTCTCCAAGGAGGTTCACAGTTAACCATGTCGATCATTCCTTGATATGTAAGGATCTGGAAAGCAACACACGACGAGGAGCACGTGATTCCACTATGTTCACCAGCATGATCGACCTTGGAGGAACTGTTAGAAACATGAGTTCAGAGAAGCCGAAAAGAAAGGgccttgaaaatatttttctacattacAAGAATCTGTTCGACTTGTCACTGTTTTCGTCCCTACAGTGGTACCTCCTAACTGTGACGTTTGTCCTCACGCTGACCGGATATCCTGGATCCCATATATTTCTCCCTCTTCGAGCACGCTACGCCGGATTGAGCTCTGAACAAGCGTCGTCTTTGATATCTGTCATGTCTGCGACGGATACAACAGCAAGAGTTACGTTTTCTTGGCTAGCAGATCGAAATTTCTGCCCAAGAAAATACTGGTACATTGGAGGTGTCGTATCGGCCGGAACTGCATGTATTGCCTTTATTTTCACCGACACTTACTTAAGCATGCTGGTTACAAGCTGTCTCACTGGCTCTGCATCCGGCTGTTATCTGCCACTGCTGTTAACCATCTTTGGAGAAGAATTTGGAAGCAAGAAACTGGCTACAGCCTATAGCTTATCAGCCTTGTTCGCGGGCTTAGTTGTTTTGGGCACCATTCCATTTCTTG GCTACCTGGTGGACATCACAAGAAGTACAGTGTTGTGTTATAGCGTGCTCGGGGCCTGTTTGCTGACAGCAGGCTCTGTTGTTTTCCTCAGTCATCTCCTATCAACAAAAAAGGGTAATATGAACATCTGTTGA
- the LOC143241829 gene encoding monocarboxylate transporter 5-like isoform X2, which yields MSETETRNDISAKSKPNKKNVQPINFLNDGFQLSFRNVPPDGGWGWMVVLGIVVNNIFIMGQVKASGVYLTMLMDEYKAKSSKVSWVTSLQYTLINVLGISCGICYFSGVIMITKYFDKRRTFANGLGLGATALGGILMPLLLEALVFEYGVRGTMLIMGSLMLHGIVGAMLWEPVERHVKKEHIIIAETRFKDNHQTFRGPRHSDPVINSIFQQEISERKDLENQIKVSEKHERIDSVISDSLSPRRFTVNHVDHSLICKDLESNTRRGARDSTMFTSMIDLGGTVRNMSSEKPKRKGLENIFLHYKNLFDLSLFSSLQWYLLTVTFVLTLTGYPGSHIFLPLRARYAGLSSEQASSLISVMSATDTTARVTFSWLADRNFCPRKYWYIGGVVSAGTACIAFIFTDTYLSMLVTSCLTGSASGCYLPLLLTIFGEEFGSKKLATAYSLSALFAGLVVLGTIPFLGYLVDITRSTVLCYSVLGACLLTAGSVVFLSHLLSTKKGNMNIC from the exons ATGAGTGAGACAGAAACCAGAAATGATATCTCAG CAAAATCCAAACCAAACAAGAAAAATGTACAGCCAATAAACTTCTTAAATGATGGTTTTCAACTGTCATTTCGAAACGTACCACCAGATGGCGGATGGGGATGGATGGTTGTGCTGGGAATTGTTGTGAATAATATCTTTATAATGGGACAAGTGAAGGCATCTGGTGTTTATCTAACGATGCTGATGGACGAATATAAAGCTAAATCGTCGAAGGTATCATGGGTCACCTCGTtacaatatacattaataaatgttcTGG gaatttCTTGTGGTATCTGCTATTTTTCTGGAGTGATAATGATTACAAAGTACTTTGATAAACGGCGAACCTTTGCTAACGGCCTTGGACTAGGAGCTACTGCTTTAGGGGGTATTTTAATGCCTTTACTACTAGAAGCATTGGTTTTTGAGTATGGAGTCCGTGGAACTATGCTTATTATGGGTTCTTTAATGTTACATGGAATTGTTGGCGCTATGTTATGGGAGCCGGTGGAGAGACATGTCAAAAAAGAACATATCATCATTGCAGAAACTCGCTTCAAGGATAATCATCAGACATTTCGCGGCCCTCGACATTCTGATCCTGtaattaattcaatatttcaacAAGAAATTAGTGAACGCAAAGACCTGGAGAATCAGATCAAAGTTTCAGAAAAACATGAGAGAATTGATTCTGTAATTTCCGATAGTTTGTCTCCAAGGAGGTTCACAGTTAACCATGTCGATCATTCCTTGATATGTAAGGATCTGGAAAGCAACACACGACGAGGAGCACGTGATTCCACTATGTTCACCAGCATGATCGACCTTGGAGGAACTGTTAGAAACATGAGTTCAGAGAAGCCGAAAAGAAAGGgccttgaaaatatttttctacattacAAGAATCTGTTCGACTTGTCACTGTTTTCGTCCCTACAGTGGTACCTCCTAACTGTGACGTTTGTCCTCACGCTGACCGGATATCCTGGATCCCATATATTTCTCCCTCTTCGAGCACGCTACGCCGGATTGAGCTCTGAACAAGCGTCGTCTTTGATATCTGTCATGTCTGCGACGGATACAACAGCAAGAGTTACGTTTTCTTGGCTAGCAGATCGAAATTTCTGCCCAAGAAAATACTGGTACATTGGAGGTGTCGTATCGGCCGGAACTGCATGTATTGCCTTTATTTTCACCGACACTTACTTAAGCATGCTGGTTACAAGCTGTCTCACTGGCTCTGCATCCGGCTGTTATCTGCCACTGCTGTTAACCATCTTTGGAGAAGAATTTGGAAGCAAGAAACTGGCTACAGCCTATAGCTTATCAGCCTTGTTCGCGGGCTTAGTTGTTTTGGGCACCATTCCATTTCTTG GCTACCTGGTGGACATCACAAGAAGTACAGTGTTGTGTTATAGCGTGCTCGGGGCCTGTTTGCTGACAGCAGGCTCTGTTGTTTTCCTCAGTCATCTCCTATCAACAAAAAAGGGTAATATGAACATCTGTTGA